In Alphaproteobacteria bacterium US3C007, one genomic interval encodes:
- a CDS encoding outer membrane lipoprotein carrier protein LolA, which yields MKRIFSISLGIFFGLAGVGHAEKASLADISAHLNSLRSIQATFVQIAADGSSAQGQFFMKRPGRLRFEYQIPSEVLVLVSAGQMAIFDPKGDGEPTSFTTSGTPLSLILQDRIDLQKSALITDHRYDGKRTSLSLQHPQHPERGEITLVLRHNPLELAQWIIETPEGDQTLLALEDLQKGVSLKDSIFNILLNIEKRKLR from the coding sequence ATGAAACGTATATTTTCAATTTCGCTTGGTATTTTTTTTGGGTTAGCCGGCGTTGGTCATGCAGAAAAAGCCTCTTTGGCGGATATTTCCGCGCATCTAAATAGCTTGCGCAGCATTCAGGCGACGTTTGTTCAAATTGCCGCTGACGGATCCTCTGCGCAGGGACAGTTTTTTATGAAGCGTCCGGGGCGCTTACGCTTTGAATATCAAATCCCATCGGAAGTATTGGTGCTGGTCTCTGCCGGACAAATGGCGATTTTTGATCCTAAAGGCGATGGTGAGCCAACCAGTTTCACAACATCTGGAACGCCGCTTTCCCTGATTTTGCAGGATAGGATTGATCTTCAAAAATCTGCTTTGATTACGGATCATCGTTATGACGGAAAGCGAACATCGTTGTCCTTGCAGCATCCGCAACATCCCGAGCGCGGTGAAATCACGCTTGTGTTGCGGCATAACCCATTAGAGTTGGCGCAATGGATTATTGAAACGCCTGAAGGCGATCAAACGTTACTTGCGCTTGAGGATTTACAAAAAGGCGTCTCACTTAAAGATTCGATATTCAATATTTTGCTGAATATTGAGAAGCGCAAGCTGCGTTAA
- a CDS encoding aminotransferase class I/II-fold pyridoxal phosphate-dependent enzyme, producing the protein MAFPERFSNLPAYAFPRLRALLDSHPPGGEPVAMSIGEPKHAFPAWIQDILVAHMSEFNAYPPNDGSPELLSNIAAWIARRYGVCVNPVTDILSLNGTREGLYNAAMALCPEAKAGQPPLVLLPNPFYQVYLAATFSVAAQPHLVTARAANGFLPDYASLSPDVLNRTAIAYICSPSNPQGAVASPAYLKSLIELAETYDFKIFADECYSEIYRKGAPSGALQIANQIGADPERVVVFHSLSKRSNLPGLRSGFAASGPQTIARMKHLRAYSGAPLPLPLQRVAEAVWADEQHVIENRGLYQEKFDIADALFGSVPGYISPEAGFFLWLPVEDGEQAALKLWRETGIRVLPGAYLARDTPDGNPGHGFIRVALVAPKSITEQALTRLHACLYT; encoded by the coding sequence ATGGCGTTTCCTGAGCGGTTTTCGAACCTTCCCGCTTATGCATTTCCGCGCCTGCGCGCGCTGTTAGACTCGCACCCTCCGGGCGGCGAACCCGTTGCTATGTCAATTGGTGAGCCCAAACACGCTTTTCCTGCGTGGATTCAAGATATCTTGGTCGCGCATATGTCTGAATTCAACGCCTACCCGCCCAATGATGGCAGCCCCGAATTGCTTAGCAATATCGCGGCATGGATTGCGCGGCGATATGGCGTTTGCGTCAATCCAGTGACGGATATTTTATCTTTGAACGGCACCCGCGAAGGGCTTTACAACGCCGCCATGGCGTTATGCCCAGAAGCCAAAGCCGGACAACCGCCATTGGTTTTGCTGCCCAATCCCTTTTATCAGGTTTATCTTGCAGCAACCTTTTCGGTCGCGGCGCAGCCCCATTTGGTGACCGCGCGGGCTGCAAACGGCTTTTTACCTGATTATGCCAGTTTAAGCCCTGACGTGCTTAATCGAACCGCCATTGCCTATATTTGTTCGCCCTCCAATCCGCAGGGGGCAGTGGCTTCGCCCGCCTATCTGAAATCTCTGATTGAACTGGCTGAAACCTACGATTTCAAGATTTTCGCGGATGAGTGTTATTCGGAGATTTATCGTAAGGGCGCGCCGTCAGGGGCGTTGCAGATTGCAAATCAGATTGGCGCTGACCCTGAACGGGTGGTGGTGTTCCATTCGCTGTCAAAGCGCTCAAATCTGCCCGGGCTGCGCTCGGGTTTTGCCGCTTCGGGGCCGCAAACGATCGCGCGGATGAAGCATTTGCGAGCTTATTCGGGGGCGCCTTTGCCATTGCCTTTGCAGCGGGTGGCAGAAGCTGTCTGGGCGGATGAGCAACATGTGATCGAAAATCGCGGATTATACCAAGAAAAATTCGACATAGCGGATGCACTTTTCGGGTCTGTGCCCGGTTATATCAGCCCAGAGGCCGGATTTTTCCTTTGGCTGCCTGTTGAGGATGGAGAACAGGCTGCGCTTAAATTATGGCGCGAAACCGGTATTCGCGTTCTTCCGGGTGCCTATTTGGCGCGCGACACGCCCGACGGAAATCCCGGGCATGGTTTCATTCGGGTTGCCTTGGTGGCCCCAAAATCAATAACTGAGCAGGCGCTGACGCGGCTGCATGCATGTCTTTACACCTAA
- the ggt gene encoding gamma-glutamyltransferase codes for MRDFHFPGRSAVYAENGMCATSHPLAAKTALEILQRGGNAMDAAIAGAVLLGLCEPQMTGLGGDCFVLFSPAGSDEIRAMNGSGKSPQALQAQLLRDQGHKVIPQRGVEAITIPGAVDAFCTLSNDWGKLGLDALLAPSIHYAEAGIPVAPRVAYDWAGSVDVLQGSAKADYLLSGKAPQAGQKIAFPKQAEVLRAIAKNGRSGFYDGAVAEDILNTLTALGGVHSKEDFSDQIAFYTDPISGHYQGMDLVEHPPNGQGATAILLLNILSHFDLAALAPFSAERAHIEAEATKLAYDARNRFIADARMTDATAHLLAPETAEKLAALIDPNAVIQDVTAISETVHKDTVYITVVDKDRMSVSLIYSIFNTFGSGISSDKFGILMHNRGAGFNLIPGHPNELRGGHRPMHTIIPGMLCKGGKPVMPFGVMGGQYQANGHARVLTNMLDYGMAPQEALDAPRSFAELGHLKVERSYDPKEVQKLADIGHKIEQDIEPIGGAQAIMMHENGVLEGASDPRKDGCALGY; via the coding sequence ATGCGCGATTTCCATTTTCCCGGTCGTTCCGCAGTTTACGCAGAAAACGGCATGTGTGCGACATCACATCCTTTGGCTGCGAAAACCGCGCTCGAGATATTGCAGCGTGGCGGCAATGCCATGGATGCGGCGATTGCAGGGGCCGTCTTGCTGGGGCTTTGCGAGCCCCAGATGACGGGGCTTGGCGGAGATTGTTTTGTTCTCTTTTCTCCCGCAGGCAGCGATGAGATTCGCGCAATGAACGGATCGGGAAAATCACCGCAGGCGCTGCAAGCCCAATTGCTACGCGACCAAGGTCATAAGGTGATCCCGCAGCGCGGCGTGGAGGCGATAACCATTCCCGGCGCCGTGGATGCCTTTTGTACGTTGAGTAATGATTGGGGCAAACTTGGCCTTGATGCGCTGCTGGCGCCAAGCATTCACTATGCTGAAGCGGGCATTCCCGTCGCCCCGCGGGTTGCCTATGATTGGGCCGGCAGCGTAGATGTGCTGCAAGGCAGCGCTAAAGCAGATTACTTACTCTCGGGAAAAGCACCTCAAGCAGGGCAAAAAATTGCCTTCCCAAAACAAGCTGAAGTTTTACGCGCGATCGCAAAAAATGGCCGCAGCGGCTTTTATGACGGCGCCGTTGCAGAGGATATCTTAAACACGTTGACCGCGCTTGGTGGGGTACATTCCAAAGAAGATTTCAGCGACCAAATCGCGTTTTACACGGATCCGATTTCGGGCCACTATCAGGGAATGGACTTGGTTGAGCATCCACCCAATGGTCAGGGCGCCACAGCCATTTTGCTGTTAAACATATTATCACATTTTGATTTGGCCGCTCTGGCGCCCTTCAGCGCGGAGCGCGCGCATATCGAAGCCGAGGCCACCAAATTGGCCTATGATGCGCGCAACCGCTTTATTGCGGATGCGCGGATGACCGATGCCACCGCGCATTTGCTCGCACCAGAAACCGCGGAAAAACTGGCTGCTTTAATCGATCCTAATGCCGTAATTCAAGATGTGACAGCGATCAGCGAGACGGTTCATAAAGACACTGTCTACATTACAGTTGTTGATAAAGACCGAATGTCGGTTTCGTTGATCTACTCAATCTTCAACACATTTGGTTCTGGCATTTCGAGCGATAAATTCGGGATTTTGATGCATAATCGTGGAGCAGGATTTAACCTTATTCCCGGGCATCCCAATGAATTGCGGGGCGGGCACCGCCCGATGCATACCATCATCCCCGGCATGCTGTGCAAAGGTGGAAAGCCTGTGATGCCCTTTGGCGTTATGGGGGGGCAATATCAAGCGAATGGCCATGCCCGCGTTTTGACGAATATGCTCGATTACGGTATGGCGCCGCAGGAGGCACTAGACGCACCGCGCAGCTTTGCTGAATTGGGCCATTTGAAAGTTGAGCGCAGCTATGATCCAAAAGAGGTGCAAAAACTAGCAGATATTGGCCATAAAATCGAGCAGGATATTGAACCAATCGGCGGCGCTCAGGCGATTATGATGCATGAAAACGGTGTGCTAGAGGGCGCCTCGGATCCTAGAAAAGATGGCTGCGCACTGGGTTACTAA
- a CDS encoding amidase family protein, protein MSSVLKMSAAEQGRAIAAGRVDPVELTEAYLEQMKAHADTSRIYACKTPDRARVEAEAAQQRAKTGGLRSPLDGVPISWKDLFDSAEYPTEAGSALLAGRVPAEDAEVLANATAQGLVCLGKTHMSELAFSGLGLNPVTATPACINDAAAVAGGSSSGAAASIACDLAAGAIGSDTGGSVRIPAAWNDLVGLKTTAGRVSVQGVVPLCATFDTVGPLSKTVEDAALLLAALEGRTPADLTASSLRGKRLGVLQTVAFDELREAPALGFETALAKVIKAGAMVEDIEIEAVSKAMPLSPILFASEAYGTWKTVIEAQPEVMFEEILNRFRGGADFAACDYIAASQMLAALRQDYLALTAGYDAILCPTAPILPPNAARLMEDADYYVKENLLALRNTRIGNLMGLCAITLPSGTPSCGLMLMGPPGAEEGLLRLAQAAEAAILA, encoded by the coding sequence ATGAGCTCAGTTTTAAAGATGAGTGCTGCAGAACAAGGTAGGGCGATCGCCGCAGGCCGTGTGGATCCGGTTGAGCTCACTGAGGCCTATCTTGAGCAGATGAAAGCGCATGCAGATACAAGCCGAATTTATGCTTGCAAAACGCCTGACCGCGCGCGCGTTGAAGCTGAAGCGGCGCAACAGCGGGCGAAAACTGGCGGATTGCGATCGCCATTGGATGGTGTGCCGATCAGTTGGAAAGATTTATTTGACAGCGCCGAATATCCAACCGAGGCAGGCTCGGCTCTTTTGGCGGGGCGGGTGCCGGCGGAGGATGCTGAGGTTTTGGCAAACGCGACGGCGCAAGGTTTGGTCTGCCTGGGCAAAACGCATATGTCAGAGCTGGCTTTCAGCGGTTTGGGTCTGAACCCTGTCACCGCGACACCAGCCTGCATCAATGATGCAGCGGCGGTGGCGGGCGGGTCTTCTTCGGGGGCAGCGGCGTCTATCGCGTGTGATTTGGCCGCTGGAGCGATCGGATCGGATACGGGCGGTTCAGTGCGCATTCCAGCGGCGTGGAATGATTTGGTGGGCTTGAAAACCACAGCTGGCCGCGTCTCGGTTCAGGGGGTGGTGCCGCTATGTGCTACGTTTGACACGGTTGGCCCGCTCAGCAAAACGGTTGAAGATGCCGCGTTGTTATTGGCGGCTTTGGAAGGCCGGACCCCAGCGGATTTAACCGCAAGCAGTTTGCGTGGAAAGCGCCTTGGTGTATTGCAAACGGTTGCGTTTGATGAGCTGCGAGAGGCCCCAGCTTTAGGGTTTGAAACGGCATTGGCAAAGGTGATCAAAGCGGGCGCGATGGTTGAGGATATTGAAATCGAGGCGGTTTCCAAAGCGATGCCACTAAGCCCGATATTGTTTGCTTCAGAGGCCTATGGCACGTGGAAAACGGTGATTGAAGCACAACCCGAGGTGATGTTTGAAGAAATTTTAAATCGCTTTCGGGGGGGGGCTGATTTTGCCGCATGCGATTATATCGCCGCCTCGCAAATGCTTGCGGCGTTGCGGCAGGACTATCTTGCGCTTACGGCTGGCTATGACGCCATTTTATGCCCAACCGCGCCGATTTTACCGCCCAATGCCGCGCGGCTGATGGAAGATGCTGACTATTATGTAAAGGAAAACCTGCTGGCGCTGCGCAATACACGGATCGGCAATCTTATGGGATTATGCGCGATTACCTTACCAAGTGGCACACCAAGTTGTGGGCTGATGCTGATGGGACCGCCAGGCGCAGAAGAGGGGCTTTTGCGCCTTGCACAGGCTGCTGAGGCTGCAATTTTGGCCTAA
- a CDS encoding STAS domain-containing protein encodes MQLKIIDQPGCLYLKVQAERIDAAAAIQFKDLMRRALTPSLQQKIIDLEQVNFIDSTGLGALISLQKAQQNASKLTICSLHPQVAKVFKLTRMDEVFDIYATAEAALKAASAAPAFKADED; translated from the coding sequence ATGCAACTTAAAATTATTGATCAGCCCGGGTGCCTTTATCTCAAAGTGCAGGCAGAGCGGATTGATGCCGCCGCTGCGATTCAATTTAAGGACCTGATGCGCCGGGCGCTTACGCCAAGCCTGCAGCAAAAGATCATCGATTTAGAGCAGGTAAATTTTATTGATTCTACGGGGCTTGGCGCGCTTATCAGCCTACAAAAAGCACAGCAAAACGCATCAAAACTTACCATTTGCAGCCTACACCCACAGGTGGCCAAAGTCTTCAAACTGACCCGTATGGACGAGGTCTTCGATATTTATGCCACCGCTGAAGCCGCGCTGAAGGCGGCCAGTGCGGCGCCCGCTTTCAAGGCAGATGAGGATTGA
- a CDS encoding DNA translocase FtsK 4TM domain-containing protein, with translation MAYPSARVRPPIFDSALQAALERRAVEFLGLGLLALSGLTAMMFTSYAPEDPSWLSASDAPVQNILGSFGAMIAAPIMLIFGLSAWSLVAIQAVWGLRCLLHRGAHRALGRLIFAPFGVAVFAIYAAGLVPPASWGNNFGLGGLFGDTVLKTLLRLSPLPAQPTLTYTSFATGITLVLIGLYCLGVSKRELGYALRFLRGGVLQSGRAVARGLGRGSMRLLAARTQQVDASAPSDIIRRGGGSETFVPQAPSEFSQDLAVPHTEVKRGLFSRLPGFIKREEDPSPLEPPLNSHAHSSAPAGPEDRLQARISDAVKSRLRVEPAFEDAASEAQSHVFQPQDASPEGAAGVPSQFALGEPLLTGLRREPQLSADRSSQVFQTEGQALVSSAGDEDAQPLYPEPEYGEQDTNFSLRSAIPRPEARTIVHPPLKVSQAQSARAQQEAQPSLKFEDPKTDFELPPLGLLASPISVARHQLSDESLEENARLLESVLDDYGVKGDIVSVRPGPVVTMYELEPAPGLKASRVIGLSDDIARSMSALSARVSTVPGRSIIGIELPNDIREKVVLREILSAKAFGDSSHRLPLALGKDISGEPMVTNLAKMPHLLIAGTTGSGKSVAINTMILSLLYKLTPDECRMIMIDPKMLELSVYDGIPHLLSPVVTDPKKAVVALKWVVGEMEERYRKMSKMGVRNIDGYNGRVADALGKNEMFSRTIQTGFDDATGEPVFETEEFLPEKMPYIVVIVDEMADLMMVAGKEIEACIQRLAQMARASGIHLIMATQRPSVDVITGTIKANFPTRISFQVTSKIDSRTILGEMGAEQLLGMGDMLYMAGGSKITRCHGPFVSDTEVEEVVSHLKSFGPPDYKSGVVEGPDDDKSDSIDLVLGLTGASEGEDVLYDQAVAIVLQDRKCSTSYIQRKLAIGYNKAARLVEQMEEEGLVSPANHVGKRDILVPEQP, from the coding sequence ATGGCATATCCTTCTGCAAGAGTAAGACCCCCCATTTTTGACAGCGCGTTGCAGGCCGCTCTGGAACGGCGCGCGGTAGAGTTTTTGGGCCTAGGACTTTTGGCTCTAAGCGGGCTGACCGCCATGATGTTTACCAGCTATGCACCTGAAGATCCCAGTTGGCTTTCTGCCTCTGATGCACCGGTACAAAATATTCTGGGCTCGTTTGGGGCGATGATTGCGGCCCCGATCATGTTGATTTTCGGTCTATCGGCCTGGTCGTTGGTCGCGATACAGGCCGTCTGGGGGCTGCGCTGCCTATTGCATCGCGGCGCGCATCGGGCGTTGGGGCGGTTGATTTTTGCGCCCTTCGGCGTTGCGGTTTTTGCAATTTACGCCGCTGGGCTTGTGCCACCTGCCAGCTGGGGTAATAATTTTGGCCTTGGTGGTTTGTTTGGCGATACGGTTTTGAAAACGCTTTTGCGGCTGTCACCTTTGCCGGCGCAACCCACCTTAACCTATACATCTTTTGCAACGGGGATCACCTTGGTGCTGATTGGGCTGTATTGTTTGGGCGTCTCTAAGCGCGAGCTTGGCTATGCGCTGCGATTCCTGCGCGGGGGGGTGTTGCAATCCGGGCGCGCAGTCGCAAGAGGCCTTGGCCGGGGCAGTATGCGCTTGCTTGCAGCACGCACCCAACAGGTTGATGCCTCTGCGCCCTCGGATATTATCCGCCGAGGCGGAGGTTCCGAAACATTTGTGCCCCAGGCTCCATCTGAGTTTTCCCAAGATTTGGCCGTGCCTCACACAGAGGTGAAGCGGGGTTTATTTTCCAGATTGCCTGGATTTATCAAGCGCGAAGAAGATCCCTCGCCTCTAGAACCGCCGCTCAATAGCCACGCGCATAGCTCTGCGCCGGCTGGCCCGGAAGACCGTTTGCAGGCGCGGATCAGTGATGCTGTGAAATCGCGATTACGGGTTGAACCCGCCTTTGAGGATGCCGCATCTGAGGCTCAGTCGCACGTGTTTCAGCCTCAAGACGCTTCGCCAGAAGGCGCTGCTGGAGTGCCATCACAATTTGCACTGGGCGAACCGCTTTTAACCGGATTACGCCGCGAGCCGCAGCTTTCGGCGGATCGATCTTCGCAAGTCTTTCAGACAGAGGGGCAAGCTTTGGTTTCAAGCGCTGGAGATGAAGATGCGCAACCGCTTTATCCAGAGCCCGAATATGGCGAGCAGGACACCAATTTTTCTTTGCGCTCCGCGATACCCCGCCCCGAGGCGCGCACAATCGTTCACCCGCCACTGAAAGTGTCTCAAGCGCAATCGGCGCGCGCGCAGCAAGAAGCGCAGCCAAGCTTAAAATTTGAAGACCCCAAAACCGATTTTGAATTGCCGCCTTTGGGCCTGTTGGCCAGCCCAATCAGCGTAGCGCGGCATCAATTGTCTGATGAATCGCTGGAAGAAAACGCGCGGCTGCTCGAATCTGTTTTGGATGATTATGGGGTGAAGGGGGATATTGTCAGCGTGCGGCCTGGGCCGGTTGTTACGATGTATGAATTAGAGCCGGCGCCGGGTTTAAAAGCCAGCCGTGTGATCGGTTTATCTGATGATATCGCGCGCTCAATGTCGGCCTTATCGGCCCGCGTCTCCACGGTGCCGGGCCGCTCTATCATCGGGATAGAATTGCCCAATGACATACGCGAAAAAGTGGTTTTGCGCGAAATTCTTTCGGCGAAAGCCTTTGGCGATAGCAGCCACCGCCTGCCATTGGCGCTGGGAAAGGATATCAGCGGCGAGCCGATGGTAACCAATCTTGCAAAAATGCCGCATCTGCTGATTGCAGGCACCACTGGATCTGGCAAATCTGTCGCGATCAACACGATGATTTTGTCCTTGCTCTATAAGCTCACACCCGATGAGTGCCGGATGATTATGATCGATCCGAAAATGCTGGAGCTCAGCGTCTATGATGGCATTCCGCATTTGCTCAGCCCGGTTGTGACCGACCCTAAGAAAGCCGTTGTGGCTTTGAAATGGGTGGTTGGTGAAATGGAAGAGCGCTACCGGAAAATGTCAAAAATGGGCGTGCGCAATATTGACGGCTATAATGGGCGCGTGGCGGATGCCTTAGGCAAAAACGAAATGTTCAGCCGCACGATCCAAACCGGGTTTGATGATGCCACCGGCGAGCCAGTTTTTGAAACTGAAGAATTTCTGCCTGAAAAAATGCCATATATCGTGGTGATTGTGGATGAGATGGCGGATTTGATGATGGTGGCCGGTAAAGAAATCGAAGCCTGCATTCAGCGCCTTGCTCAGATGGCGCGTGCCTCGGGTATTCATTTGATCATGGCAACGCAGCGCCCATCAGTTGATGTGATTACGGGAACGATTAAAGCCAACTTTCCCACCCGGATCTCGTTTCAAGTCACCAGTAAAATCGACAGCCGTACGATTCTGGGCGAAATGGGAGCTGAGCAGCTGCTTGGTATGGGGGATATGCTCTACATGGCGGGCGGTTCAAAGATCACCCGCTGCCATGGGCCTTTTGTAAGCGACACCGAAGTTGAAGAAGTTGTCAGCCATTTGAAATCTTTCGGCCCGCCCGATTATAAAAGTGGTGTCGTTGAAGGGCCAGATGACGATAAATCTGACTCAATTGACCTTGTGCTGGGGTTGACCGGGGCATCTGAAGGCGAAGATGTGCTCTATGATCAAGCCGTGGCCATTGTTTTGCAGGATCGCAAATGCTCGACCAGCTACATCCAAAGAAAGCTTGCCATAGGGTATAATAAGGCGGCCCGCTTGGTTGAGCAAATGGAAGAGGAAGGCCTTGTTAGCCCTGCAAACCATGTTGGAAAGCGTGATATTTTGGTGCCAGAGCAACCGTAA
- the hspQ gene encoding heat shock protein HspQ — MYLKNAKYRLGQVVCHKKHPFRGVIFDVDPEFSNTDEWYESIPEDHRPVKEQPYYHLLAENDHSFYVAYVSEQNLVEDPSGEPVDHPDIPDLFGPFENGQYPLHFQLN; from the coding sequence ATGTATTTGAAAAATGCTAAATATCGCCTCGGGCAAGTTGTTTGTCATAAAAAACACCCTTTTAGAGGGGTGATTTTTGATGTTGATCCAGAATTCAGCAATACGGATGAATGGTATGAGTCGATTCCAGAGGATCATCGCCCGGTCAAAGAGCAGCCCTATTATCATTTGCTTGCAGAAAACGATCACAGTTTCTACGTGGCCTATGTGTCAGAACAAAATCTCGTGGAAGACCCTTCGGGTGAACCCGTCGATCATCCCGATATTCCTGATCTCTTCGGTCCCTTCGAAAATGGCCAATATCCGCTGCATTTTCAACTGAATTGA
- a CDS encoding transglycosylase SLT domain-containing protein: protein MSRTIIILCLVFTLGSCSIFSTGDVTGNLDNACSILDQKPQFARAFKATKRRWGVPVNVQMAIIHQESRFKSKAKTPRKYILGFIPNGRQSSAYGYAQALDGTWSEYKDDTGRILARRSNIRDASDFMGWYMTKTKRRNGISLADTRNQYLAYHEGQTGFARGSYKRKKWLINIAGKVANRSDMYKRQLSRCGRL from the coding sequence ATGAGCAGAACGATCATTATATTATGCCTGGTTTTTACGCTGGGATCCTGCAGCATCTTTAGCACCGGCGATGTAACGGGCAACCTTGACAATGCCTGCTCTATTCTTGACCAAAAACCGCAGTTTGCCCGCGCCTTCAAGGCAACCAAGCGCCGTTGGGGCGTGCCCGTTAACGTTCAAATGGCGATCATCCATCAAGAAAGCCGTTTCAAAAGTAAGGCAAAAACGCCGCGAAAATATATTCTGGGCTTCATTCCAAATGGCCGCCAAAGTTCGGCATATGGCTATGCGCAAGCCCTGGATGGCACTTGGAGCGAATATAAGGATGATACCGGCCGGATCTTAGCCCGCCGCAGCAATATTCGTGATGCATCGGATTTTATGGGCTGGTATATGACCAAAACAAAGCGGCGCAACGGGATCTCGCTGGCCGATACACGCAATCAATATCTCGCCTATCATGAGGGGCAAACCGGGTTTGCGCGCGGCAGCTATAAGCGCAAAAAATGGTTGATCAATATTGCCGGCAAAGTGGCCAATCGCTCAGATATGTATAAGCGGCAATTGTCACGCTGCGGGCGGCTTTAA